A segment of the Carya illinoinensis cultivar Pawnee chromosome 1, C.illinoinensisPawnee_v1, whole genome shotgun sequence genome:
ttgaggattcccaaattcactattcaacctccttcaggtggagataaaaacctattacacctttgaacaacaccgctacaaaggatccgtgtagaacaccctctacacttgcaatcatcttacacgtggtgattcaactattctccgtgtagaatactttctacacgcacaagggttatgcacaccatttttctgatacaaaagctgatagtgggtaggttatcagaaaacactcatcaatgagtgaaataagaacaatacaacgcaaactatatctctcaaaatgaacaaggattaatgctcaatgcttagagaagagagaatgaaaactttgaatgaatgttgtatgctcttggtgttgtgaatgtgaagctctcaaatgatctatttataggcatatgagacttcatatttaaatttaaaaagattcacatgtcaaagacaacatcattcactttttcaaaaaattcaaataaaaggttcttctttttcaattgtcaaagacaacatcattcactttttcaaaaaattcaaacctaatcttttacttttggcatatgacaaaatgagcacattttccttttcaaaaaattcaaacctaatcttttactttttgcatatgacaaaatgagcacactttacttttcaaaattttcaaacaaaatcatctaccttttgtataagtctaaaaaagcatcaatcacttttgaaaatatttaaataaaacatgcatatgtgaaagatgacaatcaatcatctttaatattttcaaagttcaaccctttaatcaaggcatgcatatgcaaaagatgacaatcaatcatctttcaaaattttcaaatttaatttttaaaaaaattcatgtacatgtggaaaatgtattttaatgctttatgataaaatattaattttgagcattaatcctaatttcgaattttaagagatttacaatattactctatgactttaatgtgaacttgtctccttcttgctcatgcttggttctttgatgtgcttgattccattgtgtgaacaacttgagcttgaaactcctttattctttgaattcatttgttataatcaaaatccatgtgtagatttataatcacatgaaactggaaactttgggttcaacatGTATCAATACAAAGTTTATCATTCAGTACCAAGGAACTAATGCCCGCAGGCCCCTCTTCCATCCAAATTACCTCTTCCCTTACAAGTAATCCCATTTTTGCTAATGTATGAGCTACTCTATtgttttttctatttgtatACTGTATTGACCATTGCCTTCTATTGATTAAAATCGTTTGTATATCCTTCACTATCTGTCCATGCCATTCCCAGCAACCTGTATTCTTATTTACAGCTTGTATAATTCCCAAAGCATCACCCTCAAAAATGACATTTAACCAATTTAAGTCAACACATAGTTGAAGAGCTCTCCACAACACCTGGATCTCGGCTGCAGCTGGGGTAAAAACACCTGCAATAGAGTTGCACAATGATAATAACAATTCCCCATTTTCATCCCTCACCACTATCCCCATCCCCATTCTTTTCAATTCAGAGCTGAGACTTGCATCCCAATTCACTTTAACCCATCTCTTTCTCGTTTCCTCCACCTCCCCATATCCCTTTGCATATTACCTCCCTCTCTCCTTTTTCCCAACTCCACTTTTGCCTCACCAAACATTGACAAATAATCTTGAGCTTGTTTTTATAACACAGAAGGCCCTTGAAACTTCCATTCGAAAACAAAACTGTTCCTTCTGCACCATATATTCCTCATGACAGTAGCTACTAATTCTAGTTCACCAATTCCCAGTTTCTCAGACAATATCGCCCATATCTCCATGAAGGTCCCCTCCATTCTAGGCCATTTCTAAACTGGACTTTCACTGTCAGCCCAAACATCAGCTACTGCCCCACAactccataaaacatgattaacTGTTTCTTCTTCCAATCCACATATACCACAAAGAGGATCATTCAGCACTTTCCTTTTACACAGGTTTTGCCTTGTAGGTAGACAATTCAGAATAGCTTTCCATATAAACATTTTAACTACTTCAGGTGTATTAAGCTTCCAAATTTTTTGCCAACATACCTTCACAGATTTCATATCAAATGGACCCCCTTCGTTTCTATATTTCCTGCATCTCTCCAAGTGATATCCACTCCTCACACTATATAGACCATCCTTTGTGTAGGCCCATATTCTCTTGTCAGGAGCATTGGCATGACTAATTGGTAGCCCACATATGATATCAGCTTCTTCTTGCATAAAGGTTTCCTTAACCAGCTTTTCATCCCATCCTCCATTTTTAAACAATTCTTTAACTTTTGCCTCTGCCCTCAGACCCTTTCTTGGTGATTGGATACAAAACTGAGATGGCCTTGGTATCCACTTCTCTCCCCATATATTGACCTTCTCTCCATTTCCCACCCTCCAGACTAAACCTTCTTTTAATAGATCAAGGGACCCCCACAAGCTTCGTCATATTTTTGAAGGCCCATAGCCTAATTTAGCATTCAGCAGGTCTCTAtgcttaaaatatttatctttaagCACTCGGGCTGCCATTGAATTTGGCATCATCAGAATCCTCCAACACTGTTTTGCTAAAAGGGCAGTGTTACAACTGTTCAGTTTTCTAAACCCCAGACCCCCTTCCAATTTTACCATACCCATCTTAGCCCAACTCCTCCAATGTATCATTCTATCATTCTGTTGGGAACCCCACCAGAATTTAGCCATTAATGCTGCAATTTCTTTGCATAATCTCACTAGTAGTATGAAAACATTCATATGATAAGTTGGCATAGCTTGGATGACTGCTTTCAGCAGAACTTCCTTCCCTGAAGGAGATAGAAAATGATTCTTccagttatttattttgttccaCACCCTATCTTTTATACCTCTAAAGGTATTGTACTGTGATCTCCCAACCATAACAGGTAACCCCAAGTACTTTTCACAGTTTGTTTGAATTCCCACCCCCACATCCTCCCTTATCCTTCTCCTTATATCTTCTTTTGTATTGGAACTGAAAAATAAAGAGGTTTTCTGCCTATTTAAGCATTGCCCCGAAGCCTTCTCATAAATCTGTAGTAGATCCTTGATTTTAAGCCACTCCTACCAAGAGGCTTGTCCAAATACCAAGcaatcatcagcaaataatagGTGAGTAACACTTATACCCCCTTTTGCTACTGCTACTCCCTTCAACTCCCCCCTCCTTTCAGCCATATTAATAAGGGTACTTAGTCCCTCTGCACAAAGGAGGAAAAGGTAGTGGATCTCCCTGCCTTAAACCCCTCGATAGTACAAAAGAGTTCCTAGGTTTTCCGTTTACCACAATGGCATACTTAACAGTTTGCACACATTGCATGATAAGGCCCACCCATCTTTCATCAAACCCCATTTTTATCATCATCTCCTTTAGAAAACCCCACTCAACTCTATCATATGCTTTCGTGATATCCAGTTTTAaagccatactccccttatttCCTCTTTGTTTAGTTTTCATTGAATGAAGTATCTCATAGGCAGCTATAATGTTATCTGTGATGAGTCTTCCCGAAACAAAAGCACTCTGATTTGCTGAAATGACATGATCAAGTACTCCCCTTAATCTATTTGCTAGAACctttgcaatgattttgtaAGAAACATTGCAAAGGCTTATGGGCCTGAAATCCCCAACATTTTTTGGTTCCTTCACTTTTGGAATAAGCACCACATTGGTTTGATTGAAAGAACTAACAGCACCTTTTCCTGTTAAAGCACTCAACACTGCCTCTGTCACCTCTCCCCCCACAACACTCCAATAACTTTGATGAAAAGAAGCTCCAAACCCATCTGGGCCTGGTGCTTTCAAAGGCCCAATCTGTTTAATTGCACTCTCCACCTCCTCTTTAGTAAACTCTTTCATCAACTGTAAATTCATCTCGGAGGCTACCCTTTTGTCcattgaagaaagaaaaaactccaTAGATTCCTTTGATGGGAATGAAGATTGATATACATTTTGGTAATGGTTATAGAAGGCCTCTTCAATTTCCTCTTGTTTCTCCCATAAAAACTCATCTCCATCATACACTTGATTTATCTgattccttttccttctttgagtAGCACATGCATGAAAAAACTTAGTATTTTTGTCACCAAGTTTATACCAGTCTATCTTTGCCCTTTGTCTCCATTTCAAATCCTCTTGTGTAAGTAAAACCCCTACTTCTTTTTGAAGCCTCTTGATCCTTTCCACATTATCAGGTCCCTCACTGTCCTGCAGCTCTCTTATCTCTTTTGAAAATTTGTCAATGTCTTTCCCCATatccttctcttcctttttgcCCACTCTGTTAACCTCCCACTGCATAAAGTGAGTAGTCCTTTTATCTTACTTATAGGATCAGAAAAAATTTTCTGTAGAGTCCACCCCCCTTCACTACCTCTCACGTTCTTCATTCTTCACCCATGAAGCTTCAAAGTTAAATCTTCTACTTCTTTTAACAAAAGTGTGAGAGGAATCAAAAGCTATCATCAATATAGGTTTATGGTCAGAGAAGAGAGCAGTGAGCCCTACCACTTTCACTTTTTTGAATATATTCCTCCATTCATGATTGCCTAAAAATCTGTCTAACCTCTCCTTAGTAAAGGTATGGTCCTCATGCTTATTGCTCCATGTGAAGGGGCATCCCCAACACCCTAAATCTGTTAACTGTTTTTCCTCCAATACCTCCCTAAATTGACCCATACTCTTCTCATCTCTCAGTTTACCCCCCACTTTTTCAGATTGTAACAATATTTCGTTAAAATCCCTAGCCACACACCAGGCCTCTCCTTTTTTTGGAACCAAGGAAGCTAGAAGCTCCCAAGACAAATTTCTCTTTGAAGAGTCAGGGTGCCCATAAAACCCAGTAAAGAACCATTCCTTTTTTCCCCCTTCCTTCCTAATTTTGCTACTAATATGCCATTGGGAGAAATTTAAAATCTCCAACTGCACCCCTCTACCCCAAAACAAAGCTAAACCCCCTCTCTTTCCAATAGGTTCTACAACTAGACAGTTATCCAGTTCCAACCTTCTTTTTAAGGCCTCTACTCTTCCAGCCTTAATCATAACTTCCATGAGAAAAACCACATCGGGCTTATTCACCTTTACCAATAGGCAAAGGTCCTGAACTGTCCGAGGATTGCCCAATtctcggcagttccagcttagGCAAATCATTGTAATAGGCGGGGCTGCTCGACAGCCTCCGCCTCTATTTCAATATCAATCAGTTCCAAACTGTCcatcatctttaattttttaactccTACACCTTCCTCTTTATTCACCTCCTCCCCTCCACTTCTTTTTTTTACCACCACTGAACTTTGCACTCCACTAATCAAATTCCCTCTCAATATTCttttccccttccccttccccttccccttttTAACTGATCTTGCTTCAAATTCAACAGTTTCCTGTCCTCTTCAAAATCCTCATCAAGTCCCCCACAACTCCTCACTAACCCTTCAGTCTTTTCGTTAACCCTGTTTCCCATTGTTTTTGACCCTTCACTCTCACTTACCTCCTCCATATTCCCCTTATTTTGCCCCCTTTCTATTAACCCCTGGCACTCCTCCAGCCATGCATTTTGATTCCCCTTAGTGCCTGCATTTTTACCTTCCATAACACtctccccttcttcttctttcctccctTCATCTCTTGTTACTCCACGATTTTTCCCCATACTGCCCTGATTTTTCCCCATACTCAACCAAGGCCCATACTGCCCTGATTCCCCTTCTTCATTCAAGCACCCTTTTGCCCCGTGCACTATACATCCACACTTTAGTCAAATTCTAGATAATTTCTCATACTGAAAGGGGATCCACATCTTCTCCCCTGTTTGAGCAATAGTCCTACCTCTAGCTAGGCTCCTCCTTCTATCCAATTCTACCCTAACCCTTAGGAATTTCCCCCAAGCTATATCCCCCTCCTGAACTTCCACCTCTAAAACCTTCCCGATAGTTCCCCCTAATCTTTCCCCCATGCTACGGTTCATGCAATCTAATGGTAAATTAACCATTTGGATCCAAAACTTTGAATAAAGAAATTCATAGCTTGGATCTAGATCTTCCCCTCATACGGCGTTAAGGCAAACAAGTGATTATCGAATAACCAAGGGCATGCCCTCAAGACCTTAACCCTATCCTTCCGATTTGAAAATGTAATAATAAAACAGTTAGATCCAATTTCTCGAAAGGACATAGGGGGACTAACCTTCCAAATCTTCTCCATTGTCACACGGATCACCTCCTTCTCGATTCTTCTTTCAGCAAAGACCTTCCCTAACAGGCTCCAATCCCCTAACTCCCTGAGATCTTCATTCTTGTTCTCCGAAATTTCTATCGGCTCACTCTCTTCGTCGTCCAGCTTCAATCTCTCCCAAGTCTACTTGAGTTCTTCCATAGAGGCCTCCTCTGTTTACCTCTAGCAAACAGATACTCACCCTGAGCCCCACTAGCGTGAGAACTAGGACCACACTCCACCTAGCAAACGTTCGCACCCTAATTGCCTTCGGAAAGACGACAAAGGGGAGAGAACGATTAGAGGAGACATGTAGCTACATGTAGTTGAGACTAAGAATCTTCTTGCCATTCTAttttgctattttattttattagtgagCTGTACGATTAGTTATTTTGGTAAGTTAGGTTAGGCTATACACGACAAGCTGTATATATGAGCCCTTTCTTTTGATGATTGTGACTTGGTTTTAGAGTACTCTCCACCTATGATCACTTGGCAAGAATCGTCTATGCCCCATATAGGAAAacttttttccatgtttcagTCATCTAGATCGTGTGTTACCCATACAACAAGGACATGCTAAATGAGCTTTCGTACTCCACCCAGACAAATCACCATACgcaagaaaatcatttattgtccacatTAAAACCGCCCGCATTGTGAAGATCTCTTTGGAGCAAACATCATAGGTTGGTGCTCCAACCTCCCATAATTCCTTTAATTCTGATATTAGAGGCTCTAAGTATACATCTATATTCATTGAAGGTGATGATGGTCCCGGTATAATCAACGATAGCATGAAACTTGATCGTTTCATGCACATCCAAGGAGGTAAATTGTAAGATACCAACATAACCGGCCAGGTACTATAGGAAAtgctcatgtttccaaaaggattaaagccatctgcagataaaccaagcctaacattgcggGGGTCAGAGGCAAAATCATCATGTTATGAATCGAACGTCTTCCAAGCCATGCCATTTGCTCGATGCCTTAGTACCCCATCATTACTGAGGCCTATAGCATGCCATTTCATTTGTGAAGAAGTCTTCGATGACATAAAAAGCCTTTGCAACCTTGTCTTTAACGGAAACCACCATAATATTTTAGCTGGACTTCTTTTACCTTTTCTAGACCTATCAGCCATAAACTCTTTTTGCTTCCATTTTGACGCTCCGCATACCACGCATGTTTCCAGATTCTCattgtccttccaaaataacatacaaCCATTGGGACATACTAAGATCTTCTCGTATCCAAGACCTAACTCATTCATGTACTTCTTCACCTCGTACGTATTTTTAGGAAATGATGCTCCTGGTGGGAGCAACTCATTCACAAATTCAAGTAGTTCTGTGAATATGCTATTACTCAATCCACCCAAACACTTCATATTCCAGAGATGTACAATAGCACTAAACTTAGTATGTTTTGTGCACCCTTCATATAATGGTTCATCAGCATCTTtcaacatattgtaaaatttattaacttttCGCTAGAACCTTgtcgattttcattttgcactcCAGCCTCTCCAGCATCCACACCTATTTCAGGCCCACCCTCCACTATTTCAGGATCAAACATGGGGAAAACGTCATGTAACATGGTTGTCATCCCACCAGattcttcatttatttgctcattattattttgggcaTCAGTAGCATGGTAAGATGCCTCCCCTATTCTCTCCCCATGAGCATGCCAAATGGTGTAACCTTGAGAAATTCCATAgctaatcaaatgatcatatacCATGTTGGGCATGAACATCTTACGTAATCCACATTTTCTACATGGGCAACAAATCGGCGAATTTGTAGCACAATTCTCGCATGCAAACTTCAAAAAGTCATTGACACCATCGACATACTCTTGTGTATGTCGAGGTTTTTTCATCCAACTTCTGTCCATAgcttaactatataataaatatgaaaacaaaatagaatcagaatgcaagatcatcaataattttaaacttcgattataaatagaataaattataatacatgttGAGATACGGATTGGGAGAACATCTGGCTGGTTATATaggaggaatatatatatatatatatataaacgatGGTGATGGTTTAAAGGCCTATAATAATTTCCTTCTAGAAGTAAGGTGTACTGCATGGAGCCgacaacaaacaaattaacaagcATCAAAAGTTAACAGTTTGAGAGACAAAGATTTCTCCCTCAACATGTATTAATGTTCTACTGTATTAAGACAAGaatattataaacataatttgAGATAATATCATTAATATATCTATCAATATAGGAATATATATACCCAATTTTATAGCAATTAAAGCCGATAGATCATAAGAGTTTTCATTCTTTAACAGAAATCAAGAATCACATTCAACTTTAactacaaaaaagaatgttcaaATTAAGGACCGTtatggaaaatgaagaaaatcataaaatttcctAATCCATCATCATTAGGGATTGAGTATGACGTCCAGTTAAACCCCTCCTTGTTTCAGCAGGTGATTAATATCTAAGATTTGATTTTCCATTCCCAatagttatttctttcttcgTATATTGACTCTGAATGATAAGTATAAAGCTTGAATTTTTCAGTTGCTTTCTTTGGATTTGGAGTCTCTAATTAATCAAGGCATGGTGGGCTTATCACATAAGCAGAAATTAATAGAGGAAGCTCTTATTCACTCATATGAAATTGCACTTGGTGGTGGGCTTTTTGGATATTGCCTGGTATACTCCTCTCCTTCTCTCTGGCTCCTAAAGATAAGGTATATGGATACTGATTACTCACCTTCTTCTCTAATTTGTAGGCTGCTGATGCAGATTCGATTTCAGAGTTGAGAAGTGAACTGGGACACCAATTAGCTACCAAAAGTAGCAATCAGAAGTTGAGGTTTGTGATTCTtactcttaaatttttttttttctgtttaatCACATGATTTGGTTCtgctaaattattattttttcttcacttttagtTCTTCGGTATAATATTTGTTGCTTTTGGCAGTTTACTTCTTGTGTTTATAATTATATGCTTGCACGCCCAATATGGAGTGTGGAGAATTGTATGTGGATTGTTTGTAATGCTATCATTCCCATGCATGCCAGATGAATTGAATGTTCATAAAGATGTTAAAGCGAAGCTAAATCTCATATAGGAGGCAAATTAAGGTAGTCTCATATAAGCAACAGAGAAATGAAAACTTTTATTGAAATGGTCTGTGATGCTATACAACTCGGATATGGTATTGATAAAATTCTAGTAGGTACGTAGGGATGCTCTTTGTTAGTTATTTAAGTTTTGCTTATGAAGATGTTTGTTTAATGATGAGAAGTTTGGCCCTTAAACCATCATCTTCCACGCAAAAAACAGAGTGACTGAAAAGTTTGGCCCTTAAACCATGACTACTACCAAATCGGCATTCTTACTCGTTCTGTTCCTCTGTTTTCATGGaaaccaaacaaaagaaaatctaccaaacatacttaaataactATATCAGTGATAATAGTTTGTAGCTAGGGAACTTGTAAATAAAATGGGAAACCATCAATTGTGTTGAGAAACCatcaacttctaaataaaatgggactaaatttaatattacttgTATGTATATGGCGCCCTCTGCTACAGCCTCTGTATTACCGTGTACAGTGGCTTTCGATATTACTAATATGGAGTGCTCTGTTTTGAGCCTACAAAACAGAGCCTGTCTCTTCTATCAATCGGTGGACACTGTGACAGAGGAAGGGTGGTGGGTTGAGCGGGTTTCCATGTGGGGACGTTGTTCTGTGGAGGATAAGATGTGATCAGGTTGGGCGATGTGAAGGGATGCTCTGTTGAGGCGTTGCTCTGTCGGAACGTAATGCACGAGAGAATTGTGTGGCGGCAACCCTAGCCATGTTAATTATGGGGAAGATCAAAAGGCAAGATATTCCAGCGCTGGtggtggaaaaaaataataataatacatgcAATGAATTAAATACCCGacagattttataaataattagagagaaaatactttgatCATTGGAATGTGACGTTATGGGTGCAGTTCCTTGAAGATTTAAGTATGCGTGAGATAATTAACTATGGCATGGTAATTAGATTACAACATTGTTTAATCTTTTTAGTCTTTAAATTTACCAATCCATAAATTTACCATCACACAATGCACACTCCATAaatttagtctttttttttctttaaatttaaaaaaaaaaaaagattacagCATTAATGAAGCCTCAAACTTAATTCTTTAACAGATAAATAAAAGAGTACTACTACATCCACAAAGaaatcatacaaaaaaaaatcataaaaattgatGTGGTTTTATCGGATctgttaaatctactttacaataaaagtaactttacaatctgacaaacAGCATTAAGCCATGTCAGTTTGTatgattacttttgtgtaatctctttgtgactataatatttctctaaataaaatgggactaaagtttaaaatttgagaattgataaattttattttataattactgaTATTAATGGAACAGGgtaaaaaaagagtaataatgataaaagtaaCAATTGGCAGCCTCACGCCAACCTATCATGCCACTTTGCTAGGCCTTCCACCTAGGATTCAAAAGTTAGGtttacattttaataaatttatacttaggaaaaatttaagaatctctttattttctataagtAGAGCTTAGTGGACTTTATTATAAGGATTTATTTCCTGTCATTAGTTAttggcttaatttagttttagacAAATAAATGGTTCTAGTAAATTTGAGTgaattatatttcatatattaaggTTTAGTGGTCAAGTTGTTTCAAGGTCTGTTTCAATCGAactacattttattatttaaaactaggaGTTAAGAGTTTCTTTAAGGTCTAGTGatcaagttctatatatttgcTGTCGAAGATCTTAagcaatttcttaatcattcgATTTTCAAGCATTAGCCTTGTACAAGCATTTTCATaagtgatataatattagtatagtgatttatataataatttatatatagacttaaattatattactaatagtattagagtaTGTATTAGTATAAgaccataaagtataaattgtaattaatatatattatatactaatgtatattagtattactaatgtactAATATAgtcattaaaatgaatatatatattgagaatttattaattaagcgataaaatgttattaatatatatattatatttgctgTCGAATATCTTAAGAAATTTCTTGATCATTCGATCTACAAGCGTTAGCCTTGTACTCTGGCTAAGCTGCCACAATTTGATTGGCATTATAGTACCGTGTTGAAAAGTTTGTGTTGGTAGTATGTTTATAtcattaatagtttaatattactatatcactataattaatggtatcatagtgatatagtattagtataactaatactatagtgatttatataataatttatatatagacttaaagtatattacttaTAATGGTATTAGATTGTTAGTATAAGGccataaagtataaattgtaattaatatatattatatactaattaatatacattatttactaatataattatcaagacgaatatattgaaaatttattaaacgataaaatgttattaatatatatgttatatttaaagcatatgattaaataaatattcatgtttaagattataataaattactaattgtcttatatatatgttttatattaacataaaattataataacattatcttttatataacataattatatatattatataatataatttataaaaaaaattatattaacatttcaattataCATAGGATTGAAATATTTAGATCAAAGAGTAATAAGCAAGCATAATATTATAAGTTGGCGCCTTCAGCCCACCTCAAATATTCGTACATACCCACACATATAATTTCCCTCAAAATAtggtcaaaacaaaaactaagttAGCGCCCTAAACGTtcctcaaattttcataaaatttaaatttccctCCCACGGCTTACACACTGCAAACGTTCCTCTTTCCAGCTTATAAGTACATCTTATTCCTTCTTTTTGCTTCTAGGGCTTCATAGCATCAACCAACAATTTTACCATCACCACACACACGCCGTCAACCAAGGAGATGCAACCCCAATGCAGCCGAGTCCTCTCCTGCACAACGGAAGTCCCTCCAACCAACGCCACCACCTTCTGCACTTGGAAAGATGCATCGAAAGCCACAGAGATGCCAATTCAAGAACCAGCAACCACTTGCATATAAGTACCGAACCAGCCTCTATTTTAAGCAAGAAGAACAGAGCATTGTTCTCCAAACCGAGGGTCATGTCTTGCTGCAGTTGGGCCATGTGTTTCTGCATATAAGCATAAAAAATCTTCTTTGTTATTCTCATGGCATTGTTTCTATGTATGCTTTCTCTATTTCAAAAGCTAtggaacattttaaaaaaatttaaccgtTTTAACTTACAGAGAGCAATGAGTATTACTCCATCCATGGCACATCAAGTGATACAGGTACCAGGTTGCCATATTTCTATTAGTCTATGCATCTTGATCTAGTTCTAGATAGCGAGTTCATTTCcatcaacactttttttttttccgtttggACCTAGATTCACTGCTAACAAATGTCTCCTTAGTGACTTTTCAGGTTCTTAGATCTGGGATATATTACTAATATGCGGTGGCTCCATATAAGGCTGATGCACAGCTGGCATATCTGTGCAGACTTGAAGCTGAAAAGGGTGGTATCATTTCTGTGATTACAAAATATAGTGATCTAATAGCATATGGTTTCCAAGCTGTAAGAACTACCTATAAATTTTTTGACATTATGCAAATGGAGGTCTACTGCGCGCTTCCTGAAAACGTTAGTGAATATGGTGTTTTAAGCAATGTGCACAGATTGGTAAGGGTTTGAAGAAGTAGTTTACACAAAAGCCAAGATGTAGAACGAAGGGGGGCTTATTATCGAGCTTTACATTCCTAGGAAATGCATATTTACAAACAGGTTGATTACTTCAAAGGACCATGCTTCCGTTC
Coding sequences within it:
- the LOC122297082 gene encoding uncharacterized protein LOC122297082; amino-acid sequence: MICLSWNCRELGNPRTVQDLCLLVKVNKPDVVFLMEVMIKAGRVEALKRRLELDNCLVVEPIGKRGGLALFWGRGVQLEILNFSQWHISSKIRKEGGKKEWFFTGFYGHPDSSKRNLSWELLASLVPKKGEAWCVARDFNEILLQSEKVGGKLRDEKSMGQFREVLEEKQLTDLGCWGCPFTWSNKHEDHTFTKERLDRFLGNHEWRNIFKKVKVVGLTALFSDHKPILMIAFDSSHTFVKRSRRFNFEASWVKNEERER